Genomic DNA from Magnolia sinica isolate HGM2019 chromosome 4, MsV1, whole genome shotgun sequence:
GGCCAAGTTTAGGTCCCAGTCCCGACCCTCCAGGGTCAGGTTGGACTGCCCGTCTCATTGCGAACCATAGCCCCAAGAGTGAAAAATCACAACACTTACTACTCTGAGAGCATCTTCCAAACTAAAACATAAATCAATCTGCTGCGCTCGGGAGAGAAAGGCCAGCAGTCTTCATCTGCAGATTCAATCCTTCCATCAAGCGATAGATGCTCTCAAAATCATTGCAAGAATCATCCCTGCAAACGAATCTATGAACCGACCCGACCACCTCGATGCAACTCTCTCCTGCCATCTTCTTTAAGCGTTCATGTCTCATCACCCTACGAACGTTTGCCACTTCCTCCCACAGACCAACCTCTGCGTACATGTTAGCAACCATCACGTAGTTCCCGCTCCGCTTAGGCTCTAGCTCAAGCAGCCTATTCCTCACTTTCTTTCCAATGCCACTGCTATCAGTAACATCATGAATGCTGCATGCACTGAGCAATGTCCTCCACACAACGGCATCAGGCTCAACGGGCATGCTTGTAATGAATTTATAAGCCTCTGCAACACGACCCCTGCGGCCTAAGATGTCAACCATGGCACTGTAATGTGACATCATGGGTTGGATGCCTCGGACACACGACATGTCCCGAAAGAAACGGTACCCATCATCAACCAATCCAGCATGGCTACAGGCGCACAGGACCCCAAGATAAGTGACGTAATTGGGCTTGATCGGCTCATGCGTCAGTAGCTGGAAAAGCTCAAGAGCTTCCTTTGCTTGaccatgttgggctaaacccaaGATCATTGCGCTCCAAGTCCACACATTCCGCTCACGCATTTTATAGAATATACAACGGGCATAATCAATggccccacattttgcatacatGTTCACCAGGGCCGTACCCAGTTGAAGATTCATTACCATGCCTTTCTCTATCACATGGTGGTGAACCCATTTCCCCAAGCTCAGATTTCCAAGCTCTGCACAAGCCGAGAGCAAAACCACCATCGTGGTCCCATCTGGTTCGAAGCCACAGCTTCTCATTAGAGTGAAAACAGCTAAGGATTCATCCGACTGTGAATTCTCAACATACCCAGATATAATCGTGTTCCAAGAAACGACAGTCCGGAAACACATTCCGTCAAACACTCGGCGTGCATCACATATTCGCCCACAGGACCCGTAGAAATGTATCAGAGTGTTCTGAACATAAACATCCGAATCCACTCCATTCTTCACAATCTCCGCTTGAACTTGCCTCCCTCCTTCAAGATCGAAGAGCCGAGCGCACGCCTTAAAG
This window encodes:
- the LOC131242094 gene encoding pentatricopeptide repeat-containing protein At2g36730, whose product is MSRLQSSTAYLHYPPKNPNGILNFVSIKQQCLYLLNLCSSMKELHQIQAQIQTSGLHRDGFLVSEVLRFCALSPSGSLDYARSLLDAALDPIPASWNFVIRGYAGNDCPKEAVEVFVEMRRRGMTRNKLTFPFLFKACARLFDLEGGRQVQAEIVKNGVDSDVYVQNTLIHFYGSCGRICDARRVFDGMCFRTVVSWNTIISGYVENSQSDESLAVFTLMRSCGFEPDGTTMVVLLSACAELGNLSLGKWVHHHVIEKGMVMNLQLGTALVNMYAKCGAIDYARCIFYKMRERNVWTWSAMILGLAQHGQAKEALELFQLLTHEPIKPNYVTYLGVLCACSHAGLVDDGYRFFRDMSCVRGIQPMMSHYSAMVDILGRRGRVAEAYKFITSMPVEPDAVVWRTLLSACSIHDVTDSSGIGKKVRNRLLELEPKRSGNYVMVANMYAEVGLWEEVANVRRVMRHERLKKMAGESCIEVVGSVHRFVCRDDSCNDFESIYRLMEGLNLQMKTAGLSLPSAAD